The Toxoplasma gondii ME49 chromosome XII, whole genome shotgun sequence genome includes a region encoding these proteins:
- a CDS encoding hypothetical protein (encoded by transcript TGME49_217480), translating to MSKTSRKNAKIPPSGGGKGVKRASCKREVNRVPISMRASLQREADLGRKGKASKTATAAVSSRAEPSSSRVKREAGSGRASCESRASRVSDSKEKITHSLGRNRTNAGEKWEKVGAVCAGKQGAESRRKGGPESCRKQKSDQTGKDDDETIEPHYDQWYDDYYKDELNLADETLLDVLVGVIKRHHGRHYYGDCLPASASSGTARSDAPQPETGHIAASEGEGKQAEEELNSLTSDALQVKKAWAFVAEDAALARALARGAASSAPASRKASKANDRPLPRRFPRGEEAQAKGRGEEKTQGLRTRWQCFLERRSKRLEVERFVQNEIDAVEERQGVAPEEREKPKTSRGAKEESESSSSQLGTEKRGDENPEEGGEACSADWVSQNESDSRLQKCTLDEVEAMNGVGGGEQNSSDPSASQNAAASPTLSTEARPAEPKAKIRKTDASQSASPSDPSHKETPREDDESADEALAEKLLRNLTKSPSDDESSSPSSSSSSLTSSYAPSSPETENEANSEEETGTEGPQNGETTMSAEDPATQPRSKELSKKERGVGGTEEARKLKRRKKAKWEKPRKSKEARLREKEKERARERQMLESELSSKSACVGTFSTGNSQGKVQLPRAVALRSQCLYHFEGLLEAELYSKYPNGVTRRGALCSDNLRVEETFEFFLLCRFLNLFPSLINVTWSFDELVSAISSPPSVAPIPARPLTAAPEAASESMAASSMSSRADASERPSFPSFLKEFSPVVGSGPGGDAEKGEPGGVLRQILAKLFGFLGRRMTPGMSLTRMCGRYVDEKRRDGIIPSGFLWPFDYPVKVWQSCDSCGLGEKRKKRKEIAAAREEEEAEREKTGVPREKNMGKKTEDDSRKKEDKKRGTGSGSAEGDELEGVFLETVYNPFKVCEDWGRLKSIHKLRVVRLLIEHAMSESPQINKALKGLTESELEAGFKGCDEEGRLYWIVPQCGDPTVFKLYREDPRSQQIAILCEDISALESVAEALSMDETTAGMSAVLLEAHQQILVQEKQRSRELRRQKALSRQLEISNWGFVPASSRREKKAVDYTFAAYEASIEGKSSSRSSTRGGGPSCAESQRQDRSERLKARQARKEEQSAVAAIEATKKDGESEDISEAARTENDSAPATGENAASCDDVQRVEAKVAPPRARPPRQRPPKMAPGTIPSRQADGVGPHQEYSMAQQQRQQLLQQQHMMAVLHHQQQQKLLAQQQATAYQHGGAGSAVSERPSQAELPGYRQTEWMEQTRHPQRQPQVSATPQQQALEMLRQRMDLLKQSLLQRKDLTPEQRQALYQQGVAQLSADFTRMNNAFAQTRDRAHAAQASRAPSSRAPSDERSVSERIPIHESRERRLPVQNISSALSQLRGAPPRPQQAHAVATHHQLAAQHESRARAEAELHRQRVVMLHEQQQVLRAQQQQMLLLRQQHEQQQLARQRVAPPAPRQSAKNMTHVAAHLRGESGSVSVSPQTASVIHVERIVKAHSGRGESLPTASEGAGSFSRDGESERRFGGTHFSRDDWKSSRALSAVRTVDCDGRARDSTVELQAAMASVGTGQVGFSREVSARAAAPKPADSGHVL from the exons ATGTCGAAGacgagcagaaaaaacgcaaagatTCCTCCATCGGGGGGAGGAAAGGGCGTGAAACGTGCGAGCTGCAAGCGCGAAGTCAACCGGGTGCCGATCTCGATGAGGGCGTCGTTGCAGAGGGAAGCAGATCTTGGACGGAAGGGGAAGGCGTCGAAGACGGCGACAGCTGCTGTCTCGAGTCGAGCCGAACCCTCATCCTCGCGGGtcaagagagaggcgggcAGCGGCAGAGCGTCTTGTGAATCTCGAGCAAGTCGTGTCTCGGATTCGAAAGAAAAAATTACCCACTCACTCGGAAGAAACCGAACGAATGCGGGAGAAAAATGGGAGAAGGTAGGGGCTGTCTGCGCGGGGAAGCAAGGGGCAGAGAGTCGCAGAAAAGGAGGTCCGGAGTCTTGCCGGAAACAAAAGAGCGATCAGACAGGAAAGGACGACGACGAGACCATTGAACCCCACTACGATCAATGGTACGACGACTACTACAAAGATGAACTTAACTTGGCCGACGAGACTTTGTTGGATGTCCTTGTGGGCGTTATCAAACGGCACCATGGTCGCCACTACTACGGAGACTGTTTGccggcttctgcgtcttcgggTACGGCGAGGAGCGACGCACCGCAGCCTGAAACAGGGCATATCGCTGCATCTgaaggagaggggaagcaggCGGAGGAGGAACTCAACAGTTTAACCAGTGACGCTTTGCAGGTGAAAAAGGCCTGGGCCTTCGTGGCAGAAGATGCGGCTCTAGCTCGAGCGCTGGCCCGAGGTGCAGCCTCTTCTGCGCCGGCCTCCCGGAAGGCGTCGAAAGCGAACGACCGCCCGTTGCCACGAAGATTCCcgcggggagaagaggcacaaGCGAAAggacgaggcgaagaaaagactcAGGGACTGCGGACGCGGTGGCAGTGTTTTCTTGAGCGTCGAAGCAAACGGCTGGAAGTCGAGCGCTTCGTGCAGAACGAGATCGACGCCGTTGAGGAGCGGCAAGGGGTCGCGCCTGAGGAGCGGGAGAAGCCAAAAACATCGCGAGGCGCCAAAGAGGAATCTGAAAGTTCCAGTTCACAGCTcgggacagagaagcgaggagacgagaacccggaggaaggcggcgaagcCTGTTCCGCTGACTGGGTGTCTCAAAATGAATCAGACAGCAGACTGCAGAAGTGCACGTTAGACGAAGTGGAGGCGATGAATGGGGTTGGAGGAGGGGAACAGAATTCGTCAGATCCTTCGGCTTCCCAGAACGCAGCTGCTTCCCCGACGCTTTCAACAGAAGCGCGGCCGGCTGAACCTAAGGCAAAGATACGCAAAACAGATGCGTCTCAGTCTGCCTCTCCAAGCGACCCGAGCCACAAGGAGACCCCCCGAGAGGATGACGAATCTGCGGACGAGGCTCTGGCCGAAAAACTTCTCCGCAACCTGACGAAGAGTCCCAGCGATGACGAGTCGTCATcgccctcctcctcttcgtcttccttgaCTTCCTCGTATGCTCCGAGCTCGCCAGAGACTGAAAATGAGGCCAATtcggaagaggagactggGACGGAAGGCCCGCAGAATGGAGAGACTACGATGAGTGCTGAGGATCCGGCGACTCAGCCGCGTTCGAAGGAGctgtcgaagaaggaaaggggCGTTGgagggacagaagaagcaaggaaaCTGAAACgacggaagaaagcgaagtgGGAAAAGCCGCGCAAGAGTAAAGAGGCTCGgctgcgagagaaggagaaggagagagcgcgagagaggcaaatGCTAGAATCGGAGTTAAGCTCaaagtctgcatgcgtgggtACATTTTCCACCGGGAATTCGCAGGGGAAAGTCCAGCTGCCGCGTGCAGTCGCCTTGCGGTCGCAGTGCCTCTACCACTTTGAGGGCCTCTTGGAGGCTGAACTCTACAGCAAATATCCGAACGGTGTGACTCGGCGAGGAGCGCTCTGTTCGGACAATCTTCGCGTCGAAGAGACGTTCGAGttctttctgctctgtcGGTTCCTGAATCTCTTCCCGAGCTTGATCAACGTCACCTGGTCCTTCGACGAGCTCGTCAGCGCGATCAGTTCCCCTCCATCTGTGGCCCCCATTCCGGCGCGTCCGTTGACTGCTGCGCCCGAGGCAGCTTCAGAATCGATGGCCGCCTCCTCGATGTCTTCACGTGCAGACGCTTCCGAGcgtccttcgtttccttccttcctgaAAGAGTTCAGCCCCGTCGTCGGGAGCGGCccaggaggagacgcagaaaagggCGAACCCGGCGGAGTTCTGCGACAGATTTTAGCGAAGCTTTTCGGCTTTCTAGGGAGACGCATGACACCCGGAATGTCGCTGACTCGTATGTGCGGGAGGTACGTAGACGAGAAACGGCGCGACGGCATCATCCCCTCCGGCTTTCTCTGGCCCTTCGACTACCCGGTGAAGGTCTGGCAGAGCTGCGACTCTTGTGGTCtaggcgagaagaggaagaagagaaaggagattGCCGCAGcgcgggaggaagaagaagcagaacgcgaaAAGACCGGCGTTCCTCGGGAGAAGAACATGGGTAAAAAGACAGAGGATGACAGCCGGAAAAAGgaggacaagaaaagaggaacCGGTTCAGGCAGTGCAGAAGGGGACGAACTAGAAGGCGTCTTCTTAGAGACCGTCTACAACCCCTTCAAGGTCTGCGAGGACTGGGGACGTTTGAAAAGCATTCAT AAACTGCGTGTAGTTCGCCTTCTCATCGAGCACGCCATGAGCGAGAGTCCGCAAATCAACAAA GCGCTGAAGGGCTTAACCGAGAGCGAGCTGGAAGCCGGTTTCAAAGGATGCGATGAAGAGGGCAGGCTGTACTGGATCGTTCCGCAGTGCGGAGACCCGACTGTTTTCAAGCTATATCGA GAGGACCCTCGCTCTCAGCAGATAGCGATTTTGTGCGAAGATATTTCGGCGCTTGAATCCGTTGCAGAAGCTCTAAGCATG GATGAGACGACTGCAGGGATGAGTGCTGTGCTGCTGGAGGCTCACCAACAAATCTTGGttcaagagaagcagaggagccGCGAGCTGCGCAGACAGAAGGCGTTAAGTCGGCAGTTGGAGATTTCCAACTGGGGTTTTGTGCCGGCAA GTAGccgccgagagaaaaaggcggtAGATTACACTTTTGCTGCGTACGAAGCCTCCATCGAAGGCAAGAGTTCGAGTCGCAGTTCCACCCGGGGAGGTGGCCCGAGTTGTGCGGAGAGTCAGCGACAGGACCGAAGCGAGCGACTGAAGGCTAGGCAGGCAAGGAAG GAAGAGCAAAGTGCGGTGGCGGCCAttgaggcgacgaagaaagatggagagagcgaagacatATCAGAGGCTGCACGAACAGAAAATGACTCTGCTCCGGCTACTGGTGAAAACGCAGCCTCTTGCGACGATGTCCAAAGGGTGGAGGCAAAGGTGGCACCACCTCGTGCGAGACCTCCACGTCAGCGTCCGCCAAAGATGGCACCGGGAACGATACCCAGCAGACAAGCAGATGGAGTAGGTCCGCACCAAGAATACTCGATggcgcagcagcagagacagcagctgcTTCAACAGCAGCACATGATGGCAGTGTTGCACCACCAGCAACAGCAGAAGCTTCTTGCCCAGCAGCAAGCTACAGCGTATCAGCACGGAGGCGCAGGCAGTGCGGTGTCAGAGAGGCCATCGCAGGCAGAACTTCCAGGTTACCGACAAACCGAGTGGATGGAGCAGACTCGCCACCCTCAGAGACAGCCGCAGGTTTCCGCGACTCCGCAGCAGCAAGCTCTGGAGATGCTGAGGCAGCGCATGGATCTCCTCAAGCAGTCGCTGCTGCAGCGCAAGGATTTGACGCCAGAACAGCGTCAGGCGCTGTACCAGCAGGGGGTAGCGCAATTGAGTGCCGACTTTACCAGAATGAACAATGCTTTTGCACAGACGAGGGacagagcgcatgcagcgcaggCCTCGCGAGCACCATCTTCACGAGCGCCATCTGACGAACGGTCAGTCTCTGAGCGAATCCCGATCCACGAATCGAGAGAGCGGCGTCTTCCGGTGCAAAACATTTCCAGTGCGTTGTCGCAGCTGCGAGGTGCGCCACCTCGGCCTcagcaggcgcatgcagtggcaaCGCACCACCAGCTGGCGGCACAGCACGAATCACGGGCACGAGCAGAGGCCGAACTACACCGACAGCGAGTGGTCATGCTGCATGAGCAACAGCAAGTTCTACGTGCAcaacagcaacaaatgcTGCTCCTTCGTCAGCAGCATGAACAGCAACAACTGGCGCGGCAGCGGGTGGCCCCACCTGCACCCAGACAGTCAGCTAAAAATATGACCCACGTGGCCGCTCACTTGAGAGGAGAGTCGGGCAGCGTGAGCGTGTCGCCACAAACAGCAAGTGTCATACACGTGGAAAGAATTGTGAAAGCACATTCCGGTCGCGGCGAGTCTTTGCCGACAGCTAGCGAAGGGGCGGGAAGCTTTTCGAGAGATGGAGAATCTGAGAGGCGCTTCGGTGGTACGCACTTCTCTCGCGACGATTGGAAAAGCAGCCGGGCGCTGTCAGCGGTGCGAACTGTCGATTGTGACGGACGCGCTAGAGACTCAACAGTTGAACTGCAGGCGGCCATGGCTAGTGTAGGCACTGGACAGGTCGGGTTTTCGCGGGAAGTTTCCGCGAGAGCTGCGGCGCCGAAACCTGCAGACAGTGGACACGTTCTGTGA